A portion of the Lolium rigidum isolate FL_2022 chromosome 1, APGP_CSIRO_Lrig_0.1, whole genome shotgun sequence genome contains these proteins:
- the LOC124656391 gene encoding RING-H2 finger protein ATL32-like yields the protein MSSPSSSPDTSDVDVSDGPGPASSNLTLLYIIIAVLAGVLLYLAVRYGRSLLAEWRALHGDGLPTDTHLGLSMEDIAALPTFTYRARAAPTPSPQGSWGGKRRSGSKGRAASASVECVVCLQELEDGDVVRVLPACRHFFHVSCIDAWLRAHSSCPVCRAHPEPERVRPGEAAMSPPLPQLRRCDVSPERPTATRIFADFLARSPLRIGGSTSGSKERVVSRSPSPAPMVRDYVLSRSPSRTPLTDGMVDERCSLSQSPPQMLEVVVVRSPSPMRFGRQPTPTCVGVLERTDASMSASPSPPVTFRAGSTSKLSPQVPY from the coding sequence ATGTCGTCCCCCTCGTCATCGCCTGACACCTCCGACGTCGACGTTTCTGACGGCCCCGGGCCGGCCAGCTCAAACCTCACGCTGCTGTACATCATCATCGCCGTCCTCGCCGGCGTCCTGCTGTACCTGGCCGTCCGCTACGGCCGTTCGCTCCTGGCCGAGTGGCGCGCTCTCCACGGCGACGGCCTTCCTACCGACACCCACCTCGGGCTGAGCATGGAGGACATCGCCGCGCTCCCCACGTTCACGTACAGGGCGCGAGCGGCACCGACGCCGTCGCCACAGGGCAGCTGGGGCGGCAAGAGGAGGAGCGGCAGCAAGGGGagggcggcgtcggcgtcggtgGAGTGCGTGGTGTGCCTGCAGGAGCTGGAGGACGGCGACGTGGTGCGCGTGCTGCCGGCGTGCAGGCACTTCTTCCACGTCAGCTGCATCGACGCCTGGCTGCGGGCGCACTCGTCCTGCCCGGTGTGCCGCGCGCACCCGGAGCCGGAGCGCGTGCGGCCGGGCGAGGCTGCCATGTCGCCGCCGCTACCGCAGCTGCGCCGCTGCGACGTGTCGCCCGAACGGCCTACGGCGACGAGGATCTTCGCGGACTTCTTGGCACGGTCGCCGCTGAGGATCGGAGGCTCGACGAGCGGGTCTAAGGAGAGGGTCGTGTCCAGGTCGCCGTCACCGGCGCCCATGGTGCGTGACTACGTCCTGTCGAGGTCTCCGTCGCGGACGCCGCTGACGGATGGGATGGTGGACGAGCGGTGTTCGTTGTCGCAGTCGCCGCCCCAGATGCTAGAGGTTGTGGTGGTTCGGTCGCCTTCTCCGATGAGGTTCGGACGTCAGCCTACGCCGACGTGCGTTGGCGTGTTGGAACGCACGGATGCGAGCATGTCGGCATCGCCATCCCCGCCGGTGACATTTAGAGCGGGATCGACTTCTAAATTGTCACCACAAGTGCCATATTAA